The proteins below come from a single Candidatus Aenigmatarchaeota archaeon genomic window:
- a CDS encoding O-antigen ligase family protein — protein sequence MKFSFLLGLLFALFWAIIFWKIAWDRPRLEIHSIGAPNATGTYLGICFLFISWLLAKEIGKNYRKNTKNVIFFLLILLLLLIALILNGSRGMYVGLIAALAYLSLFSSIKEGNYKLFLLFVLFIFGISLGVLFYTELGNRFFDTFSLFDRFTNWEKSFKCFLLNPITGGGAKDCYQDPDNLILTILSRTGIIGLFSFIYLIYSFFRQFGNEKYKIALIIFMLLNGIFETSLKNEPAIALIFSLFMMRNEKNSNI from the coding sequence TTGAAGTTTTCCTTCCTCTTAGGACTCTTATTTGCCTTATTTTGGGCAATCATATTTTGGAAAATTGCATGGGACAGGCCAAGATTAGAAATTCATTCAATAGGAGCACCTAATGCAACTGGAACATACTTGGGAATCTGTTTTCTCTTTATTTCATGGTTATTAGCCAAAGAGATAGGTAAAAATTATCGAAAAAATACAAAAAATGTAATTTTCTTTTTATTAATCCTACTGCTACTTCTAATAGCTTTAATTTTGAACGGTTCAAGAGGAATGTATGTTGGATTGATAGCTGCCCTCGCATATCTAAGTTTATTTTCCTCAATCAAAGAGGGTAATTATAAACTTTTCTTGTTGTTTGTTCTCTTTATCTTTGGGATATCATTAGGAGTCCTATTTTATACCGAATTAGGCAATAGGTTTTTTGACACATTTAGCCTTTTTGACAGATTTACCAACTGGGAGAAAAGTTTTAAATGTTTTTTATTAAATCCAATAACTGGTGGTGGCGCCAAAGATTGTTATCAAGACCCTGATAATTTGATTCTTACCATTTTATCAAGGACAGGTATAATTGGACTCTTTAGTTTTATTTATTTAATTTACTCTTTCTTCCGTCAATTCGGTAATGAAAAGTATAAGATAGCTTTAATAATTTTTATGCTTTTAAATGGTATTTTTGAAACATCCTTAAAGAACGAACCAGCTATTGCATTAATATTTTCACTATTTATGATGAGAAATGAGAAAAATTCTAATATCTAA